The following proteins are encoded in a genomic region of Bradyrhizobium sp. SK17:
- the cysG gene encoding siroheme synthase CysG translates to MRYLPVFLDLQSGKVLLVGAGELVRAKLRLLAAAGAAVRWYATDGDHELSGIAAEDAARIERAEGDPLAADLSDVIAILCAGAGDIGVAMSVRAKAVGLPVNVMDDLVHSTFIMPAIVDRGDVVVGVGTGGTSPVVARRVRETIEAVLPARIGDLAGFIGRFRKSMHARIDEFPLRRRFWERIVDGPIGALVLAGRKDEAEQALNAIADPAAFAGADAEGKAVGHVTLVGAGPGDPDLLTVKALRALQDADVVFYDELVSAEILDRIRRDATRIPVGRRVGKPGIGQDAINHLMIEAAQSGQRAVRLKGGDPFIFGRGGEEIEALRDAGVAYSIIPGVSAGLGAAAQFEVPLTFRHEALRITFLTAHKARDAEVVDWSVLTDKKMTVVVYMGMTAAPSIREGMLAAGRSPETPVGVFARVTRPDAKAAVGTLARLPELVKQVDGGPAVLIIGDVVAHSAPWSRSNVTQLFSNQMFSELLKAAE, encoded by the coding sequence ATGCGATACCTGCCTGTGTTTCTGGATCTGCAAAGCGGCAAGGTGCTGCTCGTTGGAGCGGGCGAGCTCGTGCGCGCCAAGTTGCGGCTGCTCGCGGCTGCCGGCGCCGCCGTGCGCTGGTACGCGACCGATGGCGATCATGAGCTCTCCGGCATCGCGGCAGAGGACGCCGCGCGCATCGAGCGCGCCGAGGGCGATCCGCTTGCGGCCGATCTCTCCGACGTCATCGCCATTCTCTGTGCCGGTGCAGGCGACATCGGGGTTGCGATGTCGGTGCGCGCGAAGGCTGTCGGCCTGCCGGTCAATGTGATGGACGACCTCGTCCATTCCACCTTCATTATGCCGGCGATCGTCGATCGCGGCGACGTCGTGGTCGGGGTCGGCACCGGCGGCACGTCGCCGGTGGTGGCTCGCCGCGTCCGCGAGACGATCGAGGCGGTGCTGCCGGCACGGATCGGCGATCTCGCCGGCTTCATCGGCCGCTTCCGCAAATCGATGCATGCACGCATCGACGAGTTTCCGCTGCGCCGCCGTTTCTGGGAGCGTATCGTCGATGGCCCGATCGGCGCGCTGGTGCTGGCCGGCCGCAAGGACGAAGCCGAGCAGGCGCTCAACGCAATCGCCGATCCCGCCGCCTTCGCCGGCGCTGATGCTGAAGGCAAGGCCGTTGGTCATGTCACCTTGGTCGGCGCCGGTCCCGGCGATCCGGACCTGCTCACGGTGAAGGCGCTGCGCGCGTTGCAGGATGCCGACGTCGTGTTCTATGACGAATTGGTGTCGGCTGAGATTCTCGACCGCATCCGGCGCGATGCGACGCGGATTCCGGTCGGCCGCCGTGTCGGCAAGCCCGGCATCGGCCAGGACGCCATCAACCATCTGATGATCGAGGCCGCGCAATCCGGCCAGCGCGCGGTGCGGCTGAAGGGCGGTGATCCCTTTATCTTCGGCCGCGGCGGCGAGGAGATCGAGGCGCTGCGCGATGCCGGTGTCGCCTACTCCATTATTCCCGGCGTCTCCGCCGGTCTCGGCGCGGCCGCGCAATTCGAGGTGCCGCTGACCTTCCGCCACGAGGCGCTGCGCATCACCTTCCTGACCGCGCACAAGGCGCGCGACGCCGAGGTGGTCGACTGGTCGGTGCTGACCGACAAGAAGATGACCGTCGTCGTCTACATGGGCATGACCGCGGCGCCGTCGATCCGCGAAGGCATGCTCGCCGCCGGCCGTTCGCCGGAGACGCCGGTCGGCGTGTTCGCGCGCGTGACGCGGCCGGATGCCAAGGCCGCGGTCGGCACGCTGGCGCGGCTGCCCGAGCTGGTCAAACAGGTCGATGGCGGTCCCGCTGTTCTCATCATCGGCGACGTGGTCGCGCACTCCGCGCCGTGGAGCCGATCCAACGTCACCCAATTGTTCTCCAACC
- the cysC gene encoding adenylyl-sulfate kinase produces the protein MNMILPTASISATPNGTTRPQVRIVIVGHVDHGKSTLVGRLLHETGSLPDGKLEMLKAVSARRGMPFEWSFLLDALQTERDQGITIDTTQIRFRTRSRDVVLIDAPGHAEFLRNMITGASQADGAVLIIDALEGVRSQTRRHGYLLHLLGVKQVAVVVNKMDRVDFSSARFNEISAEISAHLIGLGVTPTAVVPISARDGDGVAEHTPRIDWYKGPTVVEALDALEPAKPLAELALRLPVQAIYKFDDRRIVAGRVESGSLKAGDEIVIMPTGKIAKIKTVESWPVTPVNGPQGAGRSVGITLDRELFLERGDIIGHAGQSPRDTRRIRARIFWLHDKPLTKGEQILIRLGTKESRATVVAIEKAIDPGALSNEENSAIARNHVGEIDISLAQPVATDPYTDNPRTGRLVIEVNGRIAGGGLVLSVDAGRPAVPVDIVPVESALRLDERSARYHHNGAVIWLTGLPGSGKSTLAKALERRLFSIGGSPILLDGDTLRAGLNSDLGFSPQDRAENIRRLAEVATHLARNGHIAIVAAVSPSAADRAAARRIADSAFREIYVATPAEVCETRDPKGHYAKARSGGLPSFTGITNDYQPPTGNELTIDTSNRSVTEATDEIERMLAETGVLFDELTDLAANI, from the coding sequence ATGAACATGATCCTTCCGACCGCCTCGATCTCGGCGACCCCGAACGGCACCACGCGTCCCCAGGTCCGCATCGTCATCGTCGGCCATGTCGACCACGGCAAATCCACGTTGGTGGGCCGTCTGCTGCATGAGACCGGCAGCCTGCCGGACGGCAAGCTGGAGATGCTGAAGGCGGTCAGCGCGCGGCGCGGCATGCCGTTCGAATGGTCGTTCCTGCTCGACGCGCTACAGACTGAGCGCGACCAGGGCATCACCATCGACACCACCCAGATCCGCTTCCGCACCCGCTCGCGCGATGTGGTGCTGATCGACGCGCCCGGCCATGCCGAGTTCTTGCGCAACATGATCACCGGTGCCTCGCAGGCCGATGGCGCGGTGCTGATCATCGACGCGCTCGAAGGCGTCCGTTCGCAGACCCGCCGGCACGGCTATCTGCTGCATCTGCTCGGCGTGAAGCAGGTCGCGGTCGTCGTCAACAAGATGGATCGGGTCGATTTCAGCTCCGCGCGATTCAACGAGATCAGCGCGGAGATTTCCGCGCATCTGATCGGTCTCGGCGTAACGCCGACCGCCGTGGTTCCGATCTCCGCGCGCGATGGTGACGGCGTCGCCGAGCACACGCCGCGGATCGACTGGTACAAGGGACCGACCGTGGTCGAGGCGCTCGATGCGCTCGAGCCGGCAAAGCCGCTGGCCGAACTGGCGCTGCGGCTGCCGGTGCAGGCGATCTACAAGTTCGACGACCGTCGCATCGTGGCCGGCCGCGTCGAATCCGGCAGCCTGAAGGCCGGCGACGAAATCGTCATCATGCCGACCGGGAAGATCGCGAAGATCAAGACGGTCGAGAGCTGGCCGGTGACGCCGGTCAACGGTCCGCAGGGCGCCGGACGCTCGGTCGGCATCACGCTCGACCGCGAACTGTTCCTCGAGCGCGGCGACATCATCGGCCATGCCGGGCAGAGCCCGCGCGACACCCGCCGCATCCGCGCGCGGATCTTCTGGCTGCACGACAAGCCGCTGACCAAGGGCGAGCAGATCCTGATCCGGCTCGGCACCAAGGAAAGCCGCGCCACCGTGGTCGCGATCGAGAAGGCGATCGATCCCGGCGCGCTGTCGAACGAAGAGAACTCGGCGATCGCGCGCAACCATGTCGGCGAGATCGACATCTCGCTGGCGCAGCCGGTCGCGACCGATCCCTACACCGACAATCCGCGCACCGGACGCCTGGTGATCGAAGTCAACGGCCGTATCGCCGGCGGTGGCCTCGTGCTGTCGGTCGACGCCGGCCGGCCCGCGGTGCCGGTCGATATCGTGCCGGTGGAATCCGCGCTGCGGCTGGATGAACGCTCGGCGCGCTACCATCACAATGGCGCGGTGATCTGGCTGACCGGCCTGCCCGGCTCGGGCAAGTCGACTTTGGCGAAAGCGCTGGAGCGGCGCCTGTTCAGCATTGGCGGCTCGCCGATCCTGCTCGACGGCGACACGCTGCGCGCGGGCCTCAACAGCGATCTCGGCTTCTCGCCGCAGGATCGCGCCGAGAACATCCGCCGCCTCGCCGAGGTCGCAACCCATCTGGCGCGCAACGGCCATATCGCGATCGTCGCCGCGGTGTCGCCATCGGCAGCCGACCGCGCCGCCGCACGCCGGATCGCCGACAGTGCATTCCGAGAAATCTATGTCGCGACACCCGCCGAGGTCTGCGAGACCCGCGATCCCAAGGGCCATTACGCCAAGGCGCGCTCGGGCGGATTGCCCTCGTTTACCGGCATCACCAACGACTACCAGCCGCCGACCGGCAATGAGCTGACCATCGACACCTCGAACCGCTCAGTCACCGAGGCCACCGACGAGATCGAGCGGATGCTGGCCGAGACCGGCGTGTTGTTCGACGAACTGACCGATCTCGCGGCGAACATCTAG
- the cysD gene encoding sulfate adenylyltransferase subunit CysD, translating into MDHLDELEAQSIYILREAFARLKKLALLWSLGKDSNVMIWLARKAFFGRVPFPAMHVDTGKKFPEMYAFRDRFGKEWDLDLRVEPCPPIDSVDPTLPPAARSAARKTEGLKLALNKYGFDGLIAGIRRDEEATRAKERVFSPRGLEGEWDVRDQPPEFWDHFNASPPQGAHLRIHPILHWTEADIWAYTKREGIPIIPLYLAKDGKRYRSLGDQDITNPVASTASNIDEILAELDATKIPERAGRALDHETEDAFERLRVAGYL; encoded by the coding sequence ATGGATCACCTGGACGAGCTGGAGGCCCAGAGCATCTATATTTTGCGCGAGGCGTTCGCCCGGCTGAAGAAGCTCGCGCTGCTGTGGTCGCTCGGCAAGGATTCCAACGTGATGATCTGGCTGGCGCGCAAGGCGTTCTTCGGCCGGGTCCCGTTCCCGGCGATGCATGTCGACACCGGCAAGAAGTTTCCCGAGATGTATGCGTTCCGCGATCGCTTCGGCAAGGAATGGGATCTCGACCTCCGCGTCGAGCCCTGCCCGCCGATCGACAGCGTCGACCCGACCCTGCCGCCGGCCGCGCGCTCCGCGGCGCGCAAGACCGAGGGCCTGAAGCTCGCTCTCAATAAATACGGCTTCGATGGATTGATCGCCGGCATCCGCCGCGACGAGGAAGCGACCCGCGCCAAGGAGCGCGTGTTCTCGCCACGCGGCCTCGAGGGTGAATGGGACGTGCGCGACCAGCCGCCGGAGTTCTGGGATCACTTCAATGCATCGCCGCCGCAAGGCGCTCACTTGCGCATCCACCCGATCCTGCATTGGACCGAGGCCGACATCTGGGCCTACACCAAGCGCGAAGGCATTCCGATCATCCCGCTCTATCTCGCCAAGGACGGCAAGCGCTATCGCTCGCTCGGCGATCAGGACATCACCAACCCGGTGGCCTCCACAGCGTCCAACATCGACGAGATCCTGGCCGAGCTCGATGCCACCAAGATCCCGGAGCGCGCCGGCCGCGCGCTCGACCACGAGACCGAGGATGCGTTCGAGCGGCTGCGCGTCGCCGGCTATCTCTGA
- a CDS encoding AraC family transcriptional regulator, with the protein MSELLLGMRLEGVHYRRVATRAPFGFRFETPVGRAQFHFVAHGTAFLRYADGQVLPLGCGDAIFLPRGGAHDLVSAADEPSFDVERFETETLCGNVDVTSACPEGCPDGERVLIFSACMNFDLGGMRPLIAQMPEVMQVGTMLAREPEIEPILKAMERETCTPRVGSVGVMARLADVLAASIVRAWVECGGDKAVGWFEALRDPRLGRAIGALHRAPGRNWTVAELAAEAGCSRSLFAERFQSMTGLSPARYLAELRMRLAAQWIEHERQPIDLVARQLGYASQAAFSRAFKRITGQSPGMMRQAAGSQRAAE; encoded by the coding sequence GTGAGCGAACTGCTGCTCGGCATGCGGCTCGAGGGGGTTCACTACCGCCGGGTCGCGACCAGGGCGCCGTTCGGCTTTCGGTTCGAGACGCCGGTCGGGCGCGCCCAGTTTCACTTCGTTGCGCATGGCACCGCGTTTCTGCGCTACGCCGATGGGCAGGTGCTGCCGCTGGGATGCGGTGATGCCATCTTCCTGCCGCGCGGCGGCGCGCACGATCTCGTCTCGGCTGCGGACGAGCCGAGCTTCGATGTCGAGCGCTTCGAGACCGAGACGCTGTGCGGCAATGTCGATGTGACCTCGGCCTGTCCTGAGGGATGCCCGGATGGCGAGCGGGTGCTGATCTTCAGCGCGTGCATGAACTTCGATCTCGGCGGCATGCGTCCGCTGATCGCCCAGATGCCGGAAGTCATGCAGGTTGGCACAATGCTCGCGCGCGAGCCGGAGATCGAACCGATCCTGAAGGCGATGGAGCGCGAGACCTGTACGCCGCGGGTCGGCTCCGTCGGCGTCATGGCGCGGCTCGCCGATGTTCTTGCCGCCTCGATCGTGCGGGCCTGGGTTGAGTGCGGTGGCGACAAGGCCGTTGGCTGGTTCGAGGCCCTGCGCGATCCGCGTCTCGGCCGTGCCATCGGCGCGCTGCATCGCGCGCCCGGCCGCAACTGGACGGTTGCCGAACTGGCGGCGGAGGCCGGTTGCTCGCGCTCGCTGTTTGCCGAACGCTTCCAGTCGATGACCGGACTGTCGCCCGCGCGCTATCTGGCCGAATTGCGCATGCGCCTTGCGGCGCAGTGGATCGAGCATGAACGCCAGCCGATCGATCTGGTCGCGCGCCAACTCGGCTATGCGTCGCAAGCGGCCTTCAGCCGCGCCTTCAAGCGGATCACCGGGCAATCGCCCGGGATGATGCGGCAGGCGGCGGGAAGCCAGCGCGCCGCGGAATAA
- a CDS encoding MFS transporter, with amino-acid sequence MDQEVNPALTQADDLVALTARDVARGAEPLASEKPAWLAVAAMMLGVTALLTAEFLPSGLLTPMARDLGVSPGLAGQAVTTTSLAGLVGALFTPTLTRSFNRKPVLLSFAVLLAISNLLVALAPNITFLLTARIVLGLALGGFWAMAAATTIRLVPTALVPRALSIVMSGVPAAMIIAVPLGSYLGEVMSWRAVFLLATAFAGIVFVVQALVLPRLAPRGAAGFGTLIEILQRPGIGAGILAATLVFTGHFGYFGYIRPFLENVTGLSAAGVAATLLAFGVANYLGSFVSGFLAERKLKLTMIAMPFLIGLVGLLLAAYGKDVVPALVLVALWGFAFSGVPVATTTWITRMVPDETESGTGMTVASIFLGITTGAAGGGLVLDVMGAPAVFVAGAIPLLLAVLLIATKVRTRPS; translated from the coding sequence ATGGATCAGGAAGTAAACCCCGCTCTGACGCAGGCAGATGATCTGGTCGCGCTGACGGCGCGCGACGTGGCGCGCGGGGCTGAACCGCTCGCGTCGGAAAAGCCGGCATGGTTGGCGGTCGCTGCGATGATGCTGGGTGTCACTGCCCTTCTGACGGCGGAGTTTCTGCCGTCCGGATTGCTGACGCCGATGGCGCGGGATCTCGGCGTGAGCCCCGGCCTCGCCGGCCAGGCGGTGACGACGACCTCGCTGGCCGGCCTGGTCGGCGCATTGTTCACCCCGACATTGACGCGCAGTTTCAATCGTAAGCCGGTGCTGCTCAGCTTCGCTGTTCTTCTGGCAATCTCCAATCTGCTAGTGGCGCTGGCGCCCAACATCACCTTCCTGCTCACGGCGCGGATCGTGCTCGGCCTCGCCCTCGGCGGCTTCTGGGCGATGGCGGCGGCGACGACGATCCGCCTGGTGCCGACAGCGCTGGTGCCGCGCGCTTTGTCGATCGTGATGAGCGGCGTTCCCGCCGCAATGATCATCGCCGTGCCGCTCGGCAGCTATCTCGGCGAGGTAATGAGCTGGCGCGCCGTGTTCCTGCTGGCGACGGCGTTTGCCGGCATCGTGTTCGTGGTGCAGGCGCTGGTGCTGCCGCGTCTGGCCCCGAGGGGAGCAGCCGGGTTCGGCACCTTGATCGAGATCCTGCAACGTCCGGGGATCGGCGCCGGCATCCTGGCGGCGACCTTGGTCTTCACCGGACATTTCGGCTATTTCGGCTACATCCGCCCGTTCCTTGAAAACGTGACCGGGCTGAGCGCGGCCGGCGTCGCCGCGACCTTGCTCGCATTCGGCGTTGCCAACTATCTCGGCTCGTTCGTGAGCGGCTTCCTGGCCGAACGCAAACTCAAGCTCACGATGATCGCGATGCCGTTCCTCATCGGCCTGGTCGGCCTGTTGCTTGCGGCCTATGGCAAGGATGTCGTTCCCGCGCTGGTGCTGGTCGCGCTCTGGGGCTTTGCCTTCAGCGGCGTTCCTGTGGCGACGACGACCTGGATCACGCGCATGGTGCCCGATGAGACGGAAAGCGGCACCGGAATGACGGTGGCCTCGATCTTCCTCGGCATCACCACGGGCGCCGCCGGCGGCGGGCTGGTCCTCGACGTCATGGGCGCGCCCGCCGTGTTCGTCGCCGGCGCCATTCCCCTGCTGCTCGCCGTCCTGCTGATCGCGACCAAGGTCCGGACCAGGCCTTCCTGA